One Syntrophaceae bacterium DNA window includes the following coding sequences:
- the dksA gene encoding RNA polymerase-binding protein DksA, producing the protein MLQEKINELMAEVGKTVVDMAGNEEKLPDMNDRASQESDLNLEIRMRERERKLIMKMREAIERIDSGTYGICEECGEPIGVKRLMARPVTTLCIECKTLEEKRQKMQGRTPELLPAFFAD; encoded by the coding sequence ATGCTCCAGGAAAAGATCAACGAGTTGATGGCGGAAGTGGGGAAGACCGTGGTCGACATGGCGGGCAACGAGGAGAAGCTTCCCGACATGAACGACCGGGCCTCCCAGGAGTCCGACCTCAACCTCGAGATCCGCATGCGGGAGCGTGAGCGGAAGCTCATCATGAAGATGAGGGAGGCCATCGAGCGCATCGACTCCGGGACCTACGGCATCTGCGAGGAGTGCGGCGAGCCGATCGGCGTCAAGAGGCTCATGGCCCGGCCGGTGACCACCCTGTGCATCGAGTGCAAGACCCTCGAGGAGAAGCGGCAGAAGATGCAGGGCAGGACCCCGGAGCTGCTGCCGGCATTTTTTGCGGACTGA
- a CDS encoding ferritin family protein, which produces MAKTEISVIDYAVRQEEQGVSFYTKASEKFRGTELAGLFMKLAKEEAKHLRELMNIQAAALRKGVEECFRDVEVDAYLEAVIREGLLPGGDRAEDRLDQVKTVEDACRIAMQAEKNAVLLYTELAERSKDRGQKRMLEAMIREEKAHMAKIAGLRADIDPIYAAERFGKLC; this is translated from the coding sequence ATGGCAAAAACGGAGATCAGCGTGATCGACTATGCCGTACGCCAGGAAGAGCAGGGGGTGAGTTTCTACACGAAGGCGTCCGAGAAGTTCCGGGGGACCGAGCTGGCGGGACTGTTCATGAAACTCGCCAAGGAAGAGGCCAAGCACCTGCGTGAGCTGATGAACATCCAGGCCGCGGCCCTTCGAAAGGGCGTCGAGGAATGCTTTCGTGACGTCGAGGTCGATGCGTACCTCGAGGCCGTGATCCGGGAAGGGCTTCTCCCGGGGGGCGACCGGGCGGAGGATCGGCTCGACCAGGTCAAGACCGTCGAGGATGCCTGCCGGATCGCCATGCAGGCGGAAAAAAACGCGGTCCTCCTCTACACGGAGCTGGCGGAGCGTTCGAAGGACAGGGGACAGAAGAGGATGCTCGAGGCCATGATCCGGGAGGAGAAGGCGCACATGGCGAAAATCGCCGGCCTGCGGGCCGACATCGACCCGATTTACGCGGCGGAGCGTTTTGGGAAGCTCTGCTGA
- a CDS encoding ferritin family protein, protein MARTEMSIFDFAVQAERDGIGFYTRAAKKFKEDDLRELFMRLAKEEVRHMETFLGIKEKAEKKGADRIFRSDRVSDYLDTIIREGLFPKGDSMVKRLGRVSTVGEACAIAMEAEKNAILLYSELAKLAKDKGQRKIFEDIAKEERSHIVMVGTARADHDPAYAAMRFGRFF, encoded by the coding sequence ATGGCCAGGACGGAAATGAGCATCTTCGATTTCGCCGTGCAGGCGGAGCGTGACGGCATCGGGTTCTACACCAGGGCGGCAAAGAAATTCAAGGAAGATGACCTCCGGGAACTCTTCATGAGGCTCGCCAAGGAGGAGGTCAGGCACATGGAGACGTTCCTTGGGATCAAGGAAAAGGCAGAGAAGAAAGGGGCGGACCGGATTTTCCGCTCCGATCGGGTCAGCGACTACCTCGACACGATCATCCGCGAGGGGCTCTTCCCGAAGGGCGACAGCATGGTCAAGAGGCTCGGGAGGGTGAGCACCGTGGGCGAAGCCTGCGCGATCGCCATGGAGGCTGAAAAGAACGCCATCCTGCTCTACTCGGAACTGGCGAAGCTCGCGAAGGACAAGGGACAGAGGAAGATCTTCGAGGACATCGCAAAGGAGGAGCGCTCCCACATCGTCATGGTGGGGACGGCGCGGGCCGACCACGACCCGGCGTATGCGGCGATGCGGTTCGGCAGGTTTTTTTGA
- a CDS encoding D-glycerate dehydrogenase, whose product MKHRILVSGHLTDDILSLLAQECDVRANSEDRPMERAALIEAVAGADGYLSMITDAVDAELMDAAPRLRVVSNMAVGYNNIDVAAATERGIVVTNTPGILTEATAELAFALTLAAARRVVDLDRRTRAGEWTCWAPLLFLSREVSGKTMGIVGLGRIGKAVARRAQAFGMRVLYHNRSRLDRAEERNLGVEYAELDDLLGTSDFVSLHVPLTDETRHLIGRRELGLMKRTAYLVNTSRGPVVDEAALVEALRDRRIEGAGLDVYENEPLLTPGLTDLGNVVLMPHVGSATVETRMKMARMAAENLLAVLCGERPAHVVNPEVWPRRRT is encoded by the coding sequence ATGAAACATCGGATTCTCGTCTCCGGACACCTGACCGACGATATCCTCTCTCTGCTCGCGCAGGAGTGCGACGTGCGGGCCAACAGCGAAGACCGGCCCATGGAGCGCGCGGCCCTGATCGAGGCCGTCGCCGGGGCGGACGGCTACCTGTCGATGATCACCGACGCCGTGGACGCCGAGCTGATGGATGCGGCCCCCCGCCTGAGGGTCGTCTCCAACATGGCTGTGGGGTACAACAACATCGACGTGGCGGCCGCGACGGAACGGGGCATCGTGGTGACCAACACGCCGGGCATCCTCACGGAGGCCACGGCGGAGCTGGCCTTCGCCCTCACCCTGGCCGCCGCCCGGCGTGTGGTGGACCTCGATCGCCGGACGCGGGCGGGGGAGTGGACCTGCTGGGCGCCCCTGCTGTTCCTGAGCCGGGAGGTATCGGGCAAGACGATGGGGATCGTCGGGCTCGGGCGCATCGGCAAGGCCGTCGCCCGCAGGGCACAGGCCTTCGGCATGCGGGTTCTCTACCACAACCGGTCGCGACTGGATCGGGCCGAGGAGCGGAATCTCGGCGTCGAGTATGCGGAGCTGGACGACCTGCTGGGAACATCAGACTTTGTCTCGCTGCACGTGCCGCTCACGGATGAGACCCGGCACCTCATCGGCCGCAGGGAACTGGGCCTGATGAAACGCACCGCGTACCTCGTCAACACGTCCCGGGGGCCTGTGGTGGACGAGGCGGCGCTGGTGGAGGCCCTGCGGGACAGGCGGATCGAGGGGGCCGGACTCGACGTCTACGAGAACGAGCCTCTTCTCACCCCGGGGCTCACGGACCTGGGCAACGTGGTCCTCATGCCCCACGTGGGGAGCGCGACGGTCGAGACCCGGATGAAGATGGCGCGCATGGCGGCGGAAAACCTCTTGGCCGTCCTGTGCGGGGAGAGGCCCGCGCACGTGGTGAACCCGGAGGTGTGGCCCCGCAGAAGGACATGA
- a CDS encoding ArsA family ATPase, whose amino-acid sequence MRVLFYTGKGGVGKSTMAASAAWQLSRRSRVLIVSLDPAHNLGDIFCVRLDGKEKRMGDNLILREVDLQKLSRDYLEREIGVLTRTYSYLQTLNLDRYFSVLKYSPGIEEYALLTSIEETIRQDGANFDTIIFDTPPTGLTLRFLALPQITITWIDRLAQIRRQILDKRHTIRKIRGPATEEEKQREEKLAYDEKDDAVIQRLMALKANYESLTGILQGPDCGVVLVFNPDMLSLRESERLVEGLRDISLPLRLLIQNKVTAENLAVADQVAAEIRKMVRGVPLIRVALSAKLACGLDSKLYEIPEDLVTPLEWRR is encoded by the coding sequence ATGCGGGTCCTCTTCTACACCGGAAAGGGCGGCGTCGGGAAATCCACCATGGCCGCCTCGGCGGCCTGGCAGCTCTCCAGGAGGAGCCGCGTGCTCATCGTGTCGCTGGACCCCGCGCACAATCTCGGCGACATCTTCTGCGTGCGGCTCGACGGGAAAGAAAAGAGGATGGGCGACAACCTCATCCTCCGGGAGGTGGATCTGCAGAAGCTCTCCCGGGACTACCTGGAGCGTGAGATCGGCGTCCTGACGCGGACCTACAGCTACCTGCAGACGCTCAACCTGGACCGGTACTTCTCGGTCCTCAAGTACTCGCCCGGCATCGAGGAGTACGCCCTGCTGACGAGCATCGAGGAGACGATCCGGCAGGACGGGGCGAACTTCGACACGATCATCTTCGACACGCCGCCCACGGGTCTGACCCTGCGTTTCCTCGCGCTGCCCCAGATCACGATCACCTGGATCGACCGCCTGGCCCAGATCCGCCGGCAGATCCTGGACAAGCGCCACACGATCCGGAAGATCCGGGGCCCGGCGACGGAGGAGGAAAAGCAGCGGGAGGAAAAGCTCGCCTATGACGAGAAGGACGATGCGGTGATCCAGAGGCTCATGGCCCTGAAGGCCAACTACGAGTCGCTCACGGGGATCCTCCAGGGGCCCGACTGCGGGGTCGTCCTCGTGTTCAACCCCGACATGCTGTCCCTGCGGGAGTCCGAGAGGCTTGTGGAGGGCCTGAGGGACATCAGCCTGCCCCTGCGCCTTCTCATCCAGAACAAGGTCACCGCGGAGAACCTCGCCGTTGCCGACCAGGTCGCGGCGGAGATTCGAAAGATGGTCCGGGGGGTGCCGCTGATCCGCGTGGCACTGTCGGCGAAGCTCGCCTGCGGCCTCGATTCGAAACTCTACGAGATCCCCGAGGACCTGGTGACGCCGCTGGAGTGGAGGCGCTGA
- a CDS encoding carbon starvation protein A, which produces MEASTTVIIIIGFLIYMGLYWTYGKKIERDVVKADDNNAPPSQRLYDGVDYVPAHKAVLFGHHFSSIAGAGPLVGPAMAMVWGWLPGLLWVWFGNVLIGSIHDYLALMASVRYDAKSVQFVATDLISKRTGRSFYWIVFFLLILVVAAFANVIGSMFARTPSIGSASIFMTVAAVILGILIYRVKMNLTAATLIGIVLMAIAIWMGPEFPIPMSYEVWMVILFVYIIIAASIPVNVLLQPRDYLNSFLLYFGIAIGFLAAMVTFKGMEAPAISAFSPVLLGGQPTPFWPAIPLVIACGSLSGFHSLVASGTTSKQLSKETDALFVGYGGMFTEGFLSTVIIVAIGGFGMTVIKAQAAAANYNLTLEAANWATTYAKATGALKLAPPSMIVEAFGVMVASTFLSFIPTSIVKVIAGLWISAFALTTLDTTNRLARYCLVEMLGPVQSSLGAAYNVITNRWVASIIPAALGIYLAWSGQFNILWPSFSAANQLIASIALMTGAAFVAKKMQSKFSVVAVVPAWFLWFTVTCAIVWFMWVVMPGTIAKTPGTGWTVQVIMAIMLVLNILFIVDFVKAKK; this is translated from the coding sequence ATGGAAGCATCAACCACAGTCATCATCATCATCGGTTTCCTCATCTACATGGGGCTGTACTGGACGTACGGCAAGAAAATCGAACGGGACGTCGTCAAGGCCGACGACAACAACGCACCGCCGTCCCAGAGACTCTACGACGGCGTGGACTACGTCCCGGCCCACAAGGCGGTCCTCTTCGGTCACCACTTCTCCTCGATCGCCGGTGCGGGGCCCCTGGTCGGCCCGGCCATGGCCATGGTCTGGGGCTGGCTCCCGGGGCTTCTGTGGGTCTGGTTCGGAAACGTCCTCATCGGCTCGATCCACGACTACCTGGCGCTCATGGCCTCGGTGCGCTACGACGCCAAGTCGGTGCAGTTCGTCGCCACCGACCTCATCTCGAAGCGCACGGGCCGCTCCTTCTACTGGATCGTCTTCTTCCTGCTCATCCTCGTCGTGGCGGCCTTCGCCAACGTCATCGGCTCGATGTTCGCGAGGACGCCCTCCATCGGGTCGGCCTCGATCTTCATGACCGTCGCCGCCGTCATCCTGGGAATCCTCATCTACCGGGTCAAGATGAACCTGACCGCGGCCACGCTCATCGGGATCGTCCTGATGGCCATCGCCATCTGGATGGGGCCCGAGTTCCCCATTCCCATGAGCTACGAGGTGTGGATGGTGATCCTCTTCGTCTACATCATCATCGCGGCGTCCATCCCGGTGAACGTCCTGCTGCAGCCGCGGGACTACCTCAACTCGTTCTTGCTCTACTTCGGCATCGCCATCGGCTTCCTCGCCGCCATGGTGACCTTCAAGGGAATGGAGGCTCCGGCGATCTCCGCCTTCTCGCCTGTCCTGCTGGGCGGGCAGCCCACGCCCTTCTGGCCGGCGATCCCGCTCGTCATCGCCTGCGGGTCGCTCTCGGGCTTCCACTCCCTGGTGGCCTCGGGGACGACCTCCAAGCAGCTCTCCAAGGAGACGGACGCCCTCTTCGTGGGCTACGGCGGCATGTTCACGGAAGGCTTCCTCTCGACGGTCATCATCGTCGCCATCGGCGGCTTCGGCATGACGGTCATTAAGGCCCAGGCCGCGGCGGCCAACTACAACCTGACCCTGGAAGCGGCCAACTGGGCCACGACCTACGCGAAGGCGACGGGGGCCCTGAAGCTCGCGCCCCCGAGCATGATCGTCGAGGCCTTCGGCGTCATGGTGGCCTCCACCTTCCTCTCCTTCATTCCGACTTCGATCGTGAAGGTCATCGCGGGGCTCTGGATCTCGGCCTTCGCGCTCACGACCCTCGACACGACGAACCGCCTGGCCCGCTACTGCCTCGTGGAGATGCTGGGGCCCGTCCAGTCGAGCCTGGGCGCCGCCTACAACGTGATCACGAACCGCTGGGTGGCCTCCATCATCCCGGCGGCCCTGGGCATCTACCTGGCCTGGAGCGGACAGTTCAATATTCTCTGGCCTTCCTTCAGCGCCGCGAACCAGCTCATCGCCTCGATCGCACTGATGACGGGCGCGGCCTTCGTCGCCAAGAAGATGCAGTCCAAGTTCAGCGTGGTCGCCGTCGTCCCGGCCTGGTTCCTGTGGTTCACGGTGACCTGCGCCATCGTCTGGTTCATGTGGGTCGTCATGCCGGGCACCATCGCCAAGACGCCCGGGACGGGCTGGACCGTGCAGGTGATCATGGCGATCATGCTCGTCCTCAACATCCTCTTCATCGTCGACTTCGTGAAGGCGAAGAAGTGA
- a CDS encoding helix-turn-helix transcriptional regulator: protein MARKKADSPQHEERIKIGARIRECRQKKQLTLEDMCTKTGLSKAVLAGIENDETVPPLGTLLRLSKALDVSMAFFFEDAVEMERLSVTRSGERVKVKRRPHHREGEVDYVYESLEPKNPHKHMEPFLVEFQPMETADMVFMSHEGEEFHFVLEGRLEFRTDDRVEVLYPGDSLYFESEMNHSFRSLDAKPAKAIVVVWNRPN, encoded by the coding sequence ATGGCCAGGAAGAAAGCCGACTCCCCGCAGCACGAGGAACGAATCAAGATCGGGGCCCGGATCCGCGAGTGCCGCCAGAAGAAGCAGCTCACCCTCGAGGACATGTGCACCAAGACGGGGCTCTCCAAGGCGGTTCTCGCCGGCATCGAGAACGATGAGACCGTCCCGCCCCTCGGCACGCTCCTCCGCCTCTCGAAGGCCCTCGACGTCAGCATGGCCTTCTTCTTCGAGGACGCCGTCGAGATGGAGCGGCTCTCCGTGACCCGCAGCGGCGAGCGCGTGAAGGTCAAGCGACGGCCCCACCACCGGGAGGGCGAGGTGGACTACGTGTACGAGTCCCTCGAGCCCAAGAACCCCCACAAGCACATGGAGCCCTTTCTGGTCGAGTTCCAGCCCATGGAGACCGCCGACATGGTCTTCATGAGCCACGAGGGGGAGGAATTCCACTTCGTGCTGGAGGGGAGGCTCGAGTTCCGCACCGACGACCGCGTCGAGGTCCTCTACCCGGGCGACTCGCTTTACTTCGAGTCGGAGATGAACCACAGCTTCCGCTCCCTCGACGCAAAACCGGCCAAGGCCATCGTCGTCGTGTGGAACCGGCCCAACTGA
- a CDS encoding pyruvate ferredoxin oxidoreductase, which translates to MLEIRFHGRGGQGTVVATILMAKAFFRAGFQVQSFPFFGVERRGAPVEAYLRLDRQKILLRTNVYNPDHVVVLDKTLLAGIDVTRGLKPGGSVLINSPAPPEKPEAFSRFRLAWVDASRIAMTHQIGSRTHPIVNTSMMGAVARVLGMPPLEDVVAAIREEVPGEAERNVAAAREAFEAVRFVEAVRPAA; encoded by the coding sequence ATGCTGGAAATCCGCTTTCACGGCCGGGGCGGCCAGGGAACCGTCGTCGCGACCATCCTGATGGCCAAGGCGTTCTTCCGGGCCGGCTTCCAGGTCCAGAGCTTCCCCTTCTTCGGCGTCGAGAGGCGCGGGGCCCCCGTGGAGGCCTACCTGAGGCTCGACCGGCAGAAAATCCTCTTGAGAACGAATGTTTACAACCCGGACCACGTGGTTGTTCTCGACAAGACGCTGCTGGCGGGCATCGACGTGACCCGGGGGCTCAAGCCCGGGGGGTCGGTGCTCATCAACAGCCCCGCACCGCCGGAAAAACCCGAGGCATTCTCCAGGTTCAGGCTCGCCTGGGTCGACGCCAGCCGCATCGCCATGACCCACCAGATCGGAAGCCGCACGCACCCCATCGTCAACACCTCCATGATGGGGGCCGTGGCCCGGGTCCTCGGGATGCCCCCGCTGGAGGACGTCGTGGCGGCCATCCGCGAGGAGGTGCCGGGTGAAGCCGAGCGCAACGTTGCGGCGGCCCGGGAGGCCTTTGAGGCCGTCCGGTTCGTGGAAGCCGTCAGGCCGGCAGCCTGA
- a CDS encoding FAD-dependent oxidoreductase → MAEKAQARSESESPIHIMPRSTLSTEANKTGSWRYLRPRYEEKTAPCSAACPAGEDIGKIEMLTAQGLFKEAWETILRENPFPGICGRVCFHPCEGACNRREFDDPIAIHSLERFLADTAERYDLKPLMERLPARPEKVAIAGAGPSGLAAAWFLSQLGYACDVFEASAEAGGILRWGIPLYRLPLAALQREIAQVGAQGVRIHTGRPVTAALLQEFEKTYHAVYLACGHGKTTALRVPGEEMDGVGDGLEFLRRVRGGEQPAVSGVSAVIGGGNTAVDVARTIVRLGGEALILYRRRRQDMPAFGDEVQMALDEGVQLRELVAPERIEKDGGRFLVTLRQMRIAGEEGGRGRIEPDGDKTSQVVVDRMFKATGAEAAEGWYNPPESARGVLALSHCALSIRDGRPALAWGGDLTNDVKSVVHAVASGKQAAIALDTLFREGPDSILLKLEACTVGNGPSLSMEIHMGGERRLRNRHIVAYGEINTDYFRYTPRMTQPRLVREERARSFAEIDLRVSGNIAMREAERCFNCGLCNQCDNCHLFCPDLSVIRGKDGQGRHINYDYCKGCGLCVVECPRNAMTLEEEGR, encoded by the coding sequence ATGGCAGAGAAAGCACAAGCACGCTCGGAGTCGGAAAGCCCCATACACATCATGCCCCGCTCGACCCTTTCGACGGAGGCCAACAAGACCGGGTCCTGGCGCTACCTGAGGCCCCGCTACGAGGAAAAGACGGCGCCCTGCAGCGCCGCCTGCCCCGCCGGGGAGGACATCGGCAAAATCGAGATGCTCACCGCCCAGGGCCTCTTCAAGGAGGCCTGGGAGACGATCCTGCGGGAAAACCCATTCCCGGGCATCTGCGGGCGGGTCTGCTTCCACCCCTGCGAGGGGGCCTGCAACCGCAGGGAATTCGACGACCCGATCGCGATTCACTCGCTCGAGCGCTTCCTGGCCGACACGGCGGAGCGCTACGATCTCAAGCCCCTCATGGAGAGGCTGCCCGCGAGACCCGAAAAAGTGGCCATTGCCGGGGCGGGCCCATCGGGCCTGGCCGCCGCATGGTTCCTCTCGCAGCTGGGTTACGCCTGCGACGTCTTCGAGGCATCCGCGGAGGCGGGGGGGATCCTGCGCTGGGGCATCCCCCTGTACCGGCTGCCGCTGGCGGCCCTGCAGCGCGAGATCGCCCAGGTCGGGGCGCAGGGCGTCCGCATCCACACGGGCCGGCCCGTGACGGCCGCTCTCCTCCAGGAGTTCGAGAAGACCTACCATGCCGTCTACCTGGCCTGCGGCCACGGGAAGACGACGGCGCTGCGCGTGCCCGGCGAGGAGATGGACGGGGTGGGCGACGGGCTCGAGTTTCTCCGGCGTGTCCGGGGCGGCGAGCAGCCTGCCGTATCGGGCGTCTCGGCCGTCATCGGCGGCGGCAACACGGCCGTCGACGTGGCGCGCACAATCGTCAGGCTCGGCGGCGAGGCCCTGATTCTGTACCGCAGGCGCCGCCAGGACATGCCCGCCTTCGGCGACGAGGTGCAGATGGCCCTCGACGAGGGGGTGCAGCTCCGGGAACTCGTGGCCCCGGAGCGGATCGAGAAGGACGGCGGCCGCTTTCTCGTCACCCTGCGGCAGATGCGGATCGCCGGCGAGGAGGGCGGGCGCGGCCGGATCGAGCCCGACGGCGACAAGACGAGCCAGGTCGTCGTGGACCGGATGTTCAAGGCAACCGGGGCCGAGGCCGCAGAGGGCTGGTACAACCCCCCGGAATCCGCAAGGGGCGTCCTGGCCCTCTCGCACTGCGCCCTCTCGATCCGGGACGGCAGGCCGGCACTGGCCTGGGGCGGCGATCTCACCAACGATGTCAAGAGCGTCGTCCACGCCGTCGCATCGGGCAAGCAGGCCGCCATCGCGCTGGACACCCTCTTCCGGGAGGGGCCCGACTCCATCCTGCTCAAGCTCGAGGCCTGCACGGTCGGCAACGGGCCCTCGCTGTCCATGGAAATCCACATGGGCGGGGAGCGCAGGCTGAGAAACCGCCACATCGTCGCCTACGGCGAGATCAACACGGACTACTTCCGGTACACCCCCCGGATGACGCAGCCCCGCCTCGTGCGCGAGGAGCGCGCCCGGTCCTTCGCCGAGATCGACCTGCGCGTCTCGGGCAACATCGCCATGCGCGAGGCCGAGCGCTGCTTCAACTGCGGGCTCTGCAACCAGTGCGACAACTGCCATCTCTTCTGCCCGGACCTCTCCGTCATCCGCGGGAAGGACGGCCAGGGACGGCACATCAACTACGACTACTGCAAGGGCTGCGGCCTGTGCGTGGTGGAGTGCCCGCGCAACGCCATGACGCTCGAGGAGGAGGGCCGATGA
- the porA gene encoding pyruvate ferredoxin oxidoreductase: protein MKRVLEGSQAVAEAVRLARVQVVSAYPITPQTHIVEFLSEYCASGTMNARFLRVESEHSCMAALIGAQSTGVRTFTATSGQGLALMHELLHWAAGARLPIVMAEVNRALAPGWNIWVDQTDSLAQRDTGWIQFYCEDSQEVMDTTLLAYRLAESVALPVMVVLDAFFLSHTYEPVDVPEQEEVDRFLPPYEARFKLDTAAPCSFGPLVPPAVYMEMRHDIAQAMETALAKFPAIEDEYAAIFGRRYGAVEAVRCDDAEIVFVTSGTVTSTARSVIEDLRGRGEKAGLLKIRLFRPFPVDDVRRALGGAKKIAVIDRNFSFGASGIFAQELRAALCNVPGHAPVFGYVAGIGGRDVTPAVLEDIYLRTKNSAAPERESVWIGLQEV, encoded by the coding sequence ATGAAACGAGTCCTTGAAGGCAGCCAGGCCGTGGCGGAGGCCGTCCGGCTCGCCCGCGTCCAGGTCGTCTCCGCCTACCCGATCACGCCCCAGACGCACATCGTGGAGTTCCTCTCGGAGTACTGCGCCTCGGGGACGATGAACGCCCGCTTCCTGCGGGTGGAGAGCGAGCATTCCTGCATGGCCGCCCTCATCGGCGCGCAGAGCACGGGGGTCCGCACCTTCACCGCCACCTCGGGGCAGGGTCTGGCGCTCATGCACGAGCTGCTGCACTGGGCGGCCGGCGCCCGGCTGCCCATCGTCATGGCCGAGGTCAACCGCGCCCTTGCGCCGGGCTGGAACATCTGGGTCGACCAGACCGACAGCCTGGCACAGCGCGACACGGGGTGGATCCAGTTCTACTGCGAGGACAGCCAGGAGGTCATGGACACGACGCTGCTGGCCTACCGGCTCGCCGAGTCCGTGGCCCTGCCGGTGATGGTCGTCCTCGACGCCTTCTTCCTCTCCCACACCTACGAGCCCGTCGACGTGCCGGAGCAGGAGGAGGTGGACCGGTTCCTGCCTCCCTACGAGGCGCGCTTCAAGCTCGACACCGCCGCCCCATGCTCCTTCGGTCCCCTCGTGCCGCCCGCCGTCTACATGGAGATGCGCCACGACATCGCGCAGGCGATGGAGACGGCCCTGGCGAAATTCCCGGCCATCGAGGACGAGTACGCCGCGATCTTCGGGCGCCGCTACGGCGCCGTGGAGGCCGTCCGCTGCGACGACGCGGAGATCGTCTTCGTGACTTCCGGCACCGTCACGAGCACGGCCCGCAGCGTGATCGAAGACCTCCGGGGCCGCGGGGAGAAGGCGGGTCTCCTCAAGATCAGGCTATTCCGCCCCTTCCCCGTCGACGACGTCCGGCGGGCCCTCGGGGGTGCGAAGAAAATCGCCGTCATCGACCGCAACTTCTCCTTCGGGGCGAGCGGCATCTTCGCCCAGGAGCTCCGCGCGGCGCTGTGCAACGTGCCCGGTCACGCGCCCGTGTTCGGATACGTCGCCGGGATCGGCGGCCGCGACGTGACCCCCGCGGTCCTCGAAGACATTTACCTGAGAACGAAGAACAGCGCCGCCCCCGAGCGGGAGAGCGTCTGGATCGGCCTGCAGGAGGTCTGA
- a CDS encoding 3-methyl-2-oxobutanoate dehydrogenase subunit beta codes for MELELSDREFMHSGHVGCPGCGAAIAMRFLLKALGEKIMMVLPACCWSVIAGPYPTTTLKIPVIHSAFETGGAVASGVRAALDMKGDTETTVVTWAGDGGTFDIGFQALSGAVERNEDFIYVCYDNEAYMNTGIQRSSSTPYGAWTTTTPGKDWKKMRKKNIVEALAAHRIPYAATASISHPDDLVRKVKRAQAVKGSRFLHIFASCPTGWKIPSEMAVKIARMAVQTNIFPLYEVEEGLHYTINVKPKRYPVREYFKIQGRFQHLTDADLDVIQKMVDEDWELLLRKAGEHA; via the coding sequence ATGGAACTCGAACTCAGCGACCGCGAATTCATGCACTCCGGCCACGTCGGCTGCCCGGGCTGCGGCGCCGCCATCGCCATGCGCTTCCTGCTGAAAGCCCTCGGGGAGAAGATCATGATGGTCCTGCCGGCCTGCTGCTGGTCCGTCATCGCGGGGCCCTACCCCACGACGACGCTGAAGATCCCCGTCATCCACTCGGCCTTCGAGACGGGCGGCGCCGTGGCCAGCGGCGTCCGTGCCGCCCTGGACATGAAGGGGGACACGGAGACGACGGTCGTCACCTGGGCCGGCGACGGCGGCACCTTCGACATCGGCTTCCAGGCCCTCTCCGGGGCCGTCGAGCGAAACGAGGACTTCATCTACGTCTGCTACGACAACGAGGCGTACATGAACACGGGCATCCAGCGCAGCTCCTCCACCCCCTACGGGGCCTGGACGACAACGACCCCCGGCAAGGACTGGAAGAAGATGCGCAAGAAGAACATCGTCGAGGCCCTGGCGGCCCACCGCATCCCCTATGCCGCCACGGCGAGCATCTCCCACCCCGATGACCTCGTCAGAAAGGTCAAGCGCGCCCAGGCCGTCAAGGGCTCGCGCTTCCTCCACATCTTCGCGAGCTGCCCCACGGGCTGGAAGATCCCCTCGGAGATGGCCGTCAAGATCGCCCGCATGGCCGTGCAGACGAACATCTTCCCGCTCTACGAGGTGGAGGAGGGGCTCCACTACACGATCAACGTCAAGCCGAAGCGCTACCCCGTCCGGGAGTACTTCAAGATCCAGGGCCGCTTCCAGCACCTGACGGACGCTGATCTCGACGTGATCCAGAAGATGGTGGACGAGGACTGGGAGTTGCTGCTCCGCAAGGCGGGCGAGCACGCGTAG